tttataacaaaattgatTCAACTTCACACTGTAAACAATGGTCAGAGTGGTTCATGGTCAAATGAAATATGATCTACATTTGCATAGAGAAAgaagaatataataaaaatattgaattactaATAAATAAGTGGCATTATAATGAGGTTCAGGGTTGTACTCTGCTAAATTCTCCCCtagattaaaaaaatcaaaattttgcAAAGTACAACAAGTTGGACTCTAGGTTCTCATTTGGTTATTTGaataagttaaatatattttgacaccgacacaaattttaaaacacatcacattctttgtttatttcatacagaaaATGTACtctgtaaaattgtttttattttgttttgaatcatGGCATTAAGGTAAAGGtagattaatttaaaatgtttatgactAGAATGATCAATATTGCTGGATCCATTGAAAGCCGTTGACAGTGTTGATCACATAATATATAGTGATCTAAATCTGCCTGGAGTACGGCTAGTTTCAAGGTTCAAATCCTTCTTGTGAGATAATCTGGTTGATACATGTAGTCATGTTGTTAACCCTTGTATTCAAAATTAGCATAACTTCATCATGAGCACAGATAATGGTGATATAGATCCATATCAAGCTTTCTTTACAAGTTAGCTAAATAAACAATACTACCAGattgaaacaaaaacactgtttattttcatttttcagagCAGAGTTTGCTCTAGATAAGAgcaagaagaagaaaaagaggGAGTTGGCTGACGAGCAGAAACAAGAGATTAGGGAAGCCTTTGACCTGTTTGATACAGATAAAGACAGGGCCATTGATTACCATGAACTTAAGGTACcgtatattataatttatgatGGAAAACCCttacaaacatgttattttgCAGTGGCCCAACCCAGCCTTTTTTCATAGCGTTATTTGGTCAGGGATTATATTTTTATGACTGAGTAATGACTGTAAATTTACAAGAGAATAACATACAAtgactttttttttgtttttaattaggACAAAAATAAGGTATATACTTATTGTAAGGGTAAACATTTTTAACTGAtctgttttataaacaaaataagaagTGGTATTTTCGTAGCCCTGTTGTTGTCATTGGCATTTTTGGCGTCAACAGTGTGAAATCTTCATCCTTTGCCGTAACTCGTAATacttaaatttttaaataacttgccacaaatTTCCTTAAGAAATAGTGTCCATCTTGTAATCATCAAAGTAATTGGCAAATGTCTTCACATATGTGACATTATATGCAGAGCATTAACGAAATCGATGTTTGCAGAGTTGTTCACAGCATTGACACCATGTGCAGAATGCAAGTTTAAGCCTGCTTGATTCAAGGTCATATTGAGTGGTTAAAGAATATAGGATTGTATTTTCTGTCTGCTTTAAGTGTTTGGTTgacaaataaactattttttttttaataaaactgctTATCAGTGAGTTATTCACATTTCTAAATTGGctttaagtatatataaaatattgaatgcatCACTTTAACAAGACTATTATGGCATGAAGATACAGTCTACCAAGTCTCAAGCATTTTATTCCTATGACAGTGCCAGCAACAGAAggtgagaatggtctagtggtataggtgtccgcctctcacccaagagaaTGTGGGTTTGATAACccccaggggtactttctcatggcctctcaaaaaaggacacagtactggtttctgcccaggaaacagactcaagAGTGtttaagctatcagctttcgtcacaatcaagcttaaataaattagtataaaaccAAACAGTAGGTACTTTTTCTGTAAGTCCCGCTGTTTCTGTTTCAAGCGTTCGATACTTTTCCatacatttttagctctactggccaaaggccagaagagcttatgcgatggtaatgtgtacgtagtatgtgcatccatgcgtgcgtgcgttcgtgcgtctgtaaacaattgcttgtgaacacgatacagtcttcagttttgcttgtatctcgatgaaacttgtacagtatcttgatatccataagagctcggttcctttcgaaaaccagccagatccgcccatgcatgcctagattatggccctttatagtataaaaatatgctattgtgtaaacaattggttgtgaacacgatacagtcttcagttttgcttgtatctcgatgaaacttgtacagtatcttgatatacataagagctcggttcctttcgaaaaccagccagatccgcccatgcatgcctagattatggccctttatagtataaaaatatgctattgtgtaaacaattggttgtgaacacgatacagtcttcatttttgcttgtatctcgatgaaacttgtacagtatcttgatatccataagagctcggttcctttcgaaaaccagccagatccgcccatgcatgcctagattatggccctttatagtataaaaatatgctattgtgtaaacaattggttgtgaacacgatacagtcttcatttttgattgtatctcgatgaaacttgtacagtatttagatatccattagagctcggttcttttgaaaaccagccagatccgaccatgcatgcctagattatgggccttgaaagtattaaaaaatcagttcgtctgtaaacaattgcttgtgaacatgatacagtcttcagtttttattgtatctcgatgaaacttgtacagtatttagatatccattagaactcagttccttttgaaaaccagccagaattgcccatgcatgcctggattatgggtcttgaaagtataaaaaatgctattttaagccaAGTCTACCGGTattttttagccaagtctacatgagcgaagtctatttttagccaagtttatatgtaaagtcacaattgcttgtgaaggtttgttcaaattatgcccctggggtcattactgcccccccccccccctccacagAGATTGTCCCGCAAGGATCCAGTTCGGCAAATGCAAACGACCTCGGCGACGTTGGCGGAGGCCCAGGGAagagttctcttttctttgtaagggacggaccccccccccccccccccccagcttttttgtctgaaaccactatgcaaatccttgctattttgaacaaggctttatttagtggtccactaccatggtggttcaaattatgccccttgtgtcaaaactggcactgccctgggtgtcacaattttcctttgatatttgttgtggagcatcatatgatgcaattgaaaaaaattgaaataatgccccttaggcaaaagctggccccaccccttttgacttacttattaatttttaaagctacagtaatgaaattttgaccatgtgaacagttttgcaaacaagcattaatgttgtcctcggatgtccttgactttgacctttgaccgactttttatttttaaagctacagaaatgaaattttgacgatgagtacagttttgaaagcaaatattttttaccgtcagattacctttacttggcacatattaaataGTTcgtgcaactaatctgcttacaacacttcctgtcctcagatgttgaacgtgcagctttttcagctaacccaaacactaaaagtgaactatatatttgttgcctattacttaaacgtacatgctctggaatGAAAATGACcgcaagagccatgccagtagagcatatgcccttttgggcctcttgttttttctacttctttatttcaaatgttgttgAACTGAATGAGACAACTTTAGGAGACATCTGTTTTTGAATTGGCAAGATCCAAATGAATTAAATTACATAAACTTTGATATAAGTTGTATATTTCACTGTGTTGTCcttcattaaattaaaacattagagTAAATCTGTAAGTGTATAACATTATTGCTATCACAGATATTATCATGAATGTAGTAATTATAAATAACTGTATAGTGAATTGTATTTTAGTCAGATTgtgataaataatatcattatgaaATCATATGAATCTGTATCTTGTTGGAAGCTATGCAACCAATTTAtgataaacaacataaacaccTTTCTTTACTTTTTAACAGGTAGCAATGCGAGCGTTGGGTTTTGATGTGAAGAAGACAGATGTTCTTAAGGTGCTCAGAGATTATGACAGGGAAGGCACTGGCAAAATCACTTTTGAGGACTTCAATGAAGTCAGTAGGTATCTCCTTAATCTTAAAGGCT
The Mya arenaria isolate MELC-2E11 chromosome 12, ASM2691426v1 DNA segment above includes these coding regions:
- the LOC128212525 gene encoding centrin-3; the encoded protein is MSLSLRAEFALDKSKKKKKRELADEQKQEIREAFDLFDTDKDRAIDYHELKVAMRALGFDVKKTDVLKVLRDYDREGTGKITFEDFNEVMTDMMLERDPQEEILKAFKLFDDDSSGKINLRNLRRVARELGENMTDEELRAMIDEFDRDGDGEINENEFLAIMTGDT